Below is a genomic region from Streptomyces ferrugineus.
CGCGGACCACTTCGCGCTGCGCCGGCTGGGCCGGATCACCCAGGGCGCGCTGGTGCTGGGCTGGGCGCTGCTGTCGGCGGACGTCGACTGGACCGGCGCGAAGGTGCTGCTGGTGCCGGTGATGCTGGTCAGCGGCGCGGCGATCTTCTCGGCGCTGTTCGTGGCGGGCGCGGCCTTCCAGATCCTCGCGCAGGACGCCGCCGAGGTGCAGAACGCGTTCACCTACGGCGGGACGACGCTGCTGCAGTACCCGCCGACCGTGTTCGGCAAGGACCTGGTGCGCGGCGTCACCTTCATGCTGCCGCTCGCCTTCGTCAACTGGGTGCCCGCCGCCCATGTGCTGGGGCGGCCGTACCCCATCGGCCTGCCCGACTGGACGGCGTTCGCCTCACCGCTGGTGGCGGCGGCGTGCTGTGCCCTGGCCGGTCTGGCGTGGCGGGCCGGGCTGCGGTCGTATCGGAGTACGGGGAGTTAGGGCAGGCGATGGAGGACATGGACGAGGCGTTCATCGAGCTCGACGCCGTCGAGAAGGTCTTCGACGTGCGCAGGAAGACCGGTTTCCTCAAGCGCGAGCGGCGGCGGGTACGGGCCGTCGACTCGATCTCCTTCCGCGTGGCGCGCGGCGAGATGGTGGGCTACATCGGGCCGAACGGCGCCGGCAAGTCGACGACGATCAAGATGCTGACCGGCATCCTGACCCCGAGCGGCGGCCGCCTGCGCGTGGCCGGCATCGACCCGTCCCGCGAGCGCACTCGGCTCGCGCACCGGATCGGCGTGGTGTTCGGGCAGCGTACGACGCTGTGGTGGGACCTGCCGCTGATCGACTCGTACAAGCTGACGCACCGCATGTACCGCATCCCGGACGCCCGTTACCGCGAGAACCTGGACC
It encodes:
- a CDS encoding ABC transporter permease → MAERGALREGLRAYRLIAGMWVRSSMTYRTSFAVTVLGNLMVTGLDFVAILLMFSQVDTLGGWSLPEIALLYGLSATSFGIADLVLGSMDVLGGRMRDGSFDILLVRPAPVLAQVGADHFALRRLGRITQGALVLGWALLSADVDWTGAKVLLVPVMLVSGAAIFSALFVAGAAFQILAQDAAEVQNAFTYGGTTLLQYPPTVFGKDLVRGVTFMLPLAFVNWVPAAHVLGRPYPIGLPDWTAFASPLVAAACCALAGLAWRAGLRSYRSTGS